Below is a genomic region from Candidatus Poribacteria bacterium.
CGACAGCGTATAGGTCTCACCTTGCAAAGTTTGTAGACGAAAATCTGTTGCTTTTTTGTTCAATCTATTCGCGATAAGTCTCTGCCGGATTTTTTCGCGATCGGTATCTTCCCGAATCCGGTATTCCCTTTCGGTGTCTTTGAGGAAAGCCTCAAATGTATCGGTAGGCCTTCGTTCGGTTTGGTTATAGATGCGTTTCAAACCTGTTCGGGCTTTGGCGTGAGGTGTAGGCGCAAAGTGTGCATCGGCATAGTGGCGTCTGGCGGTTTCCCAATCTCCTATGCCTTCTGCTGAGCGTCCCAACATATAGAAGTAATTTGTGATGTCCTCGTTGAACCTTTCCGATAGTGATTCCAAAAAATCGGGTGCGTTTGTGAGAAGTCCGTCATAAGCTTCTCGCCATCGTTCCTGCTGAAAATAGATTTCAGCACGTAAGCGCGAGATCTCCTTGTACGCTTTTTCTACATATCCTTTGTTGGGTTCAACAAGCCACTTCTGTTCCCATTCAACAAGCCACCTCTGTTCCTCTTCCTCCCCTAATCTGATTTCAGCGTGCTCTAAAGTTTCCAACGCTTTGTCTAACCTGATGTTAAACTTCAGCCGATATTTAACCGCTTCCGTGTAAGCCCCACCAAACCACTGCTGTGTCTCCTTGCAATAGGCAAGATGTACTTGCAAACATCGGTCAATAAGCTCATCAAGGTAGTCGTCACTTGTCAAAGAGCGGTCCTCTTCGGCTAATCTCAGCATCTTTTCGTATGCCCCCCAATACCAAGATGATGGACCATCTGAGATGGTACACTCATCAATGACGCGCTGGTAATAGTGCCATTCTTGGTGGACATCTGCGCTCCGTTCAGCTAATCCTAACAATGCTGTCAGGTAAGCTTCGGTTTTGGGGTATTGCAACATCTTATCAAACAAACTGTTTGGGACATTCTTTGTGCGGCCAGGAAGGTTCATATATCCCCAGTAGGCAGTGTTTAATAATTCTGGGGTTTCTGGGTGTATCCGCAGCAGAGATTCGATTTCAGCGTGAATCCTTTTTTGGGCATCCGCCTCTGAAAACATTTTGGCGATGAGTCTCCATCGAGAATCACAAACCTCTAAGTCCGTTATCTGTACACTGCCAAGAAATTCCTGAATCAAGAGCTCCTGATCTGCTTGTAAACGCTTTCGCGCCCGATGGAGCCGACTCCGAACCGTGTTCACCGATACCTCTAAGGATTTGCCTATCTCCTTTGCCCTCATTTCACTGAGATAGTAGAGCATCATCACCGTGCGTTCACTTTCCGGCAGTTTTGCCAGCAGTTTTTCGACAGTTTCATAACGGCACTCGGTCGCTTCTGACTCTCGCTGCTCCGATACGTAATGCTCGTACGTTAAGTTATCTATTATTTTTACAGAGGCATCATCCAGCGGTTGCGTCGCAGGTTTTTGCTTTCGCATCCAATCAATGCAAAGCCGATTTGCGACGGCATGGAGCCATCCAGCAAATTGGCTGGAATCCTTGAGTGTCGAGAGTTTTTTATATGCTTGAAGGAAGGTATCTTGGGTAACCTCTTCAGCATGGTGAAAATCACCGATCTTCTGCCACACGAGCGCGTGAACGCTCTTTTGATGCTTTCGGACCAAAATGTTGAACGCCTCATCGTCGCCCGATAAAATTCTGTGAATCAGTTGAACGTCGTCTTTCCTTTCCACAAGGTCTCCTCCTAACAAGCAGATTGGATTTTGTCGCATTCATCAAAAGGCTTAATAAAATGCTAAGTCTTGTAAAATTACACAATATGGTTCAGTTCATATCCGTTACCATTAAAGACGAGATTTTGGACGGAAAACATTGCATAATCTGAAAAAAGATGAAAAAATCAGAATTGGTATTATGAGATACGCTCTAATCTGATAGGAGGGATTCAATCATCCAAATTAAAGGCTGACCATTTACCAGATGCGAACCTAAAAAACTGTATTGCCAATTCCCGGCTTTATCAATCACGATAAAAAATGGGATTCCTTTAAACTGATAAGCCTTCCTCACCTCTTGATGCTGGTCGAGTAGAACGGGCCATGGCTGCTCATATTCATCTAAAAATTTTCGCACCTGTTCAGGAGTTTCACCATCGTTGATTCCCAAGACAACAACGTCATCGTTTTTGCTGAAGTGCTTGTAGACGAGTTTGACTTCAGGCATTACCCCAATGCAAGGACCACACCACGATGCGCCAATATCGAGTAAAACAACCTTCCCAGCCATTGCTGATAGTGAGTAGGTTTCGCCTTCCAGAGTTTCTAACCGAA
It encodes:
- a CDS encoding sigma-70 family RNA polymerase sigma factor, with the protein product MERKDDVQLIHRILSGDDEAFNILVRKHQKSVHALVWQKIGDFHHAEEVTQDTFLQAYKKLSTLKDSSQFAGWLHAVANRLCIDWMRKQKPATQPLDDASVKIIDNLTYEHYVSEQRESEATECRYETVEKLLAKLPESERTVMMLYYLSEMRAKEIGKSLEVSVNTVRSRLHRARKRLQADQELLIQEFLGSVQITDLEVCDSRWRLIAKMFSEADAQKRIHAEIESLLRIHPETPELLNTAYWGYMNLPGRTKNVPNSLFDKMLQYPKTEAYLTALLGLAERSADVHQEWHYYQRVIDECTISDGPSSWYWGAYEKMLRLAEEDRSLTSDDYLDELIDRCLQVHLAYCKETQQWFGGAYTEAVKYRLKFNIRLDKALETLEHAEIRLGEEEEQRWLVEWEQKWLVEPNKGYVEKAYKEISRLRAEIYFQQERWREAYDGLLTNAPDFLESLSERFNEDITNYFYMLGRSAEGIGDWETARRHYADAHFAPTPHAKARTGLKRIYNQTERRPTDTFEAFLKDTEREYRIREDTDREKIRQRLIANRLNKKATDFRLQTLQGETYTLSAMSGKIVLLEIGNSRTREHNRKIPEVKLVYKHFSKNDDVVVWGINDGITTHQVRKFIDGHQVPWPILLDPHGEVRKAYQIMGIPCFILIDREGNWQYICRALDPTSGQPLIWMIEALLSD